The sequence TCCATATGAATGCTGATATGGGACGTGCTACACCACAAGAAGTAAAAGTTTATGATGAATTATTGGCTAATATGATGCAAGAATTACCATACGCTGCTGCTAAAAAGGCTCCAGATTTGTTAGTTCACTTGGACATCTCATATGACACAATGATTCACCGTATCGAAAAACGTGGCCGTTCATATGAACAACCAGAACAAGACCCAACTTTGCCAGAATACTACCACAACTTGCTTTCACGTTATGATGGTTGGTATGATGACTATGATTACAGTCCTAAGATGAAGATTGATGGGGACAAGTATGACTTCGTTGAAAATCCTGAAGACCGTCAAAAGGTTCTTGATTTGATCGATGAACAATTACGCGTTCGTGGTACTTTAGACTAGTTAATTAAACAGCCTAGATTAATTTCTGGGCTTTTTTGTTGCTTGCTAGTATAGGCAAAATAAGATACCCTATTAAAGGCAGTTTGCACTGGTAACCTGCTATGAAATTAAAACAGTGGAGGTTTTACTTTGAGTAATTTAAAAACAAGAGATATTACACAATTAGCATTGATTGCAGCTTTGTACGTAGCTGTGACGATTGCTCCAGGAATTTCAGCATTTTCTTATGGTCAAATTCAATTCCGTGTTTCCGAGATTTTGATGTTATTGCCATTTTTTAATCATAAGTATAGTTGGTCGTTGATCGTGGGATGTTTTGTTTCTAATATTTTCAGTGCTTCATTGGGAGTAGCTGATTTGATTTTGGGAACTTTGGCAACTGCTATTGCTTGTCTAATTATTACTAGAATTCCTGCTGATAACAAATTTTTATGGGCCGTTCCAGTTGTTTGTGCCGTGGTCAATGGGATTATTGTTGGAGCAGAGCTTCATTTTATTTTGAAGTTGCCATTTTGGCTTAACTTCGTCACGGTCGGCTTGGGTGAGTTGGTCGTAGTCGCAATCGGTGCAGTAGTATTCTATTTCTTGATGCAGAATCAAAGTTTCAGTAAATTAATAAGGTAAGACGTGGATGGGGGAAGTGATTCCTCCATTTTTTTGTTATAATCTACTTTATAAAGTATTGTGAGGAGATGTGTTTATATGAATATCGGAATTTTTACCGATACATACTTCCCTCAAGTTAGTGGGGTAGCTACATCGATCCAGACCTTGAAGAATGATTTGGAGCGTAAAGGTCATTCGGTGTATATTTTTACGACGACTGATCCCAATGTTCCTAAGAATACGATTGAACCAAATATTTTCCGTTTGGCTAGTGTTCCCTTTATATCCTTTACTGATAGAAGGATTGCAATTCGAGGAATGTTTCATGCTGTCGATTTAGCTAAAGAATTAAAACTAGATATCATTCACACGCAAACTGAATTCTCGTTAGGTATGATGGGTAAATTTGTTGCAAAACAACTCAAAATTCCATTTGTTCACACATATCACACAATGTATGAAGATTATTTACATTATGTATTGAACGGACATCTGTTAAAGCCATACCATGTTAAGCAAATGACACGATTATTTTTAAAGAATGCTTCAGGAGTAGTTGCTCCTAGTAAGCAAGTTAAAGAAACAATGGACCGTTATGGTATCAAAGCACCAGTTTCAATTATTCCAACTGGGGTTGATTTGTCAGAATATACTAAACCGGTCAACGCTTCAGCTGTCCGTGAAAAATTAGGAATTGCTGAAGATACACCGGTGATTTTGATGTTGAGTCGAATTGCTTTGGAAAAGAAAATTGACCATATGTTAAAATCAATGCCAGATT comes from Companilactobacillus pabuli and encodes:
- a CDS encoding deoxynucleoside kinase, giving the protein MIVLSGAIGAGKSSLATVLSEHLGTEAFYEQVDNNPVLPLFYKDPKKYAFLLQIYFLNKRFESIKKAMVQDNNVLDRSIYEDSLFFHMNADMGRATPQEVKVYDELLANMMQELPYAAAKKAPDLLVHLDISYDTMIHRIEKRGRSYEQPEQDPTLPEYYHNLLSRYDGWYDDYDYSPKMKIDGDKYDFVENPEDRQKVLDLIDEQLRVRGTLD
- a CDS encoding QueT transporter family protein, which codes for MSNLKTRDITQLALIAALYVAVTIAPGISAFSYGQIQFRVSEILMLLPFFNHKYSWSLIVGCFVSNIFSASLGVADLILGTLATAIACLIITRIPADNKFLWAVPVVCAVVNGIIVGAELHFILKLPFWLNFVTVGLGELVVVAIGAVVFYFLMQNQSFSKLIR
- a CDS encoding glycosyltransferase family 4 protein; amino-acid sequence: MNIGIFTDTYFPQVSGVATSIQTLKNDLERKGHSVYIFTTTDPNVPKNTIEPNIFRLASVPFISFTDRRIAIRGMFHAVDLAKELKLDIIHTQTEFSLGMMGKFVAKQLKIPFVHTYHTMYEDYLHYVLNGHLLKPYHVKQMTRLFLKNASGVVAPSKQVKETMDRYGIKAPVSIIPTGVDLSEYTKPVNASAVREKLGIAEDTPVILMLSRIALEKKIDHMLKSMPDLLKYNPKVMLVIVGDGPDMDELVQMSKDLGISDNVIFTGEVEHDKISPYYHMANLFVSSSDTESQGLTYIEAIASGTKIVVRSAPYTDALLTDPSVGVTFSEDDQLVPKIKTYLEHPNSFDDRDARKKVLYGISSDGFGNSILDFYRRSEDYFIREKLSDSSIDPEEYSND